The DNA sequence GCATACGTTCGGGGGCGAACCTGAGGGCGATGAAGAACGTCCCGGGAGATCTCCTCGCTGAGAGGGCGAGGGCGATGGAGCCTGTGCGTGAGGAGAGGCTCTCGAAGAGATGGTGTCTCACACAGCATCCCACAAACGCCCACGCTCAGATGGCGGAGATGTCGCTCTCGGAGTACGAGGACTTCGTCTACTCCGCAGTTCTGAGAGACTGGGAGGAGGTCGAGGAAGAACAGGAGATACTCAAAGAGAGGCTCGACGACGCGAGCGAGGTCTACATAGAGGGCGAAGACACTGAAATACGTATGAGTGTCGACGGGATGAACGCCGTCAACTCGTGTGGGAGACACAACATGCCGAGCGGCGAGGTATTTACGGCTCCGGTCGTCGACTCGGTCGAGGGTGAGGTACTCTTCGACAAGCCTCTGATACACCAGGGGAGGAAGATGGAGGGTGTCAGTCTCAGGTTCGAGGAGGGCGATGTCGTCGAGTTCTCTGCGGAGAGAAACGAGGAGATACTCGAAGACATACTCACGACAGACGAGGGAGCTAGCAGGCTCGGAGAGCTCGGAATAGGTACCAACAGGGAGATTGACGTCTTCAGTAACAACATGCTGTTCGACGAGAAGATGGGCGACACCATACATATGGCTCTCGGGCGCGCGTACGACGACAACGTCGGAGAGGGGCGCGAACAGAACCAGAGCGCGGTTCACGTCGACATGATAAAGGACGTGAGTGACGGACGTATAGAGTTCGACGGCGAGGTCATACAGGAAAACGGAAGGTTCGTCTGGGAGGACGAGTAGACGGAGAAAACCATTTGGACGCCGAGATCCTACGGGCTGTATGTCGAAGACAGAGTACCTCAACGATGACAGACTCCTGCGTTACCTCGTCTATGCAGTCCTCGGTTCGCTCGCTGTGATACTCGGCTATGCCGCGGTCAAGATACTCCTTGCCGCAGTCATGGGTATACTCAAACTCGGCGTCGCAGTCGGCGTCTTAGCTCTGGTCGCGTGGATTGCCTACCGTCTACTCGTGTAATACTACAAATACAGAGTCTCTTGGTCGTGACGTGGGCTTTCTTCACACACCGCCGGTGGATTTATATATCACAATTTATAATAAAGACGTAGGTGGTGTGGTAATGAATGATATAGACTGCAGAAGCAAGGTCACCCTGATAGTCCACGACTGGTGTCTCGGCTGTTCGGAGACCGAAGAGGTATGGAAGTCACTCAGGAGTCGGCACGGATTCAGTTACGAGACCGTCGAGATATGTACGGAGTACGGGAGACATCTCGTAGACAAGTACGATATCACCGAGGTTCCAACGACGATAGTCGACGGTGAGAAGGTCGAGGGTGTCCCCGACGAAGAAAGGGCGACCGAGATGGTCAGACAGGTCTGTGAGGTGGATATGGAGGTAGAGGTTTAGCTATCCTAGCTACTACTACGTCTGATCGCTTCTGTAGTTGGGAGCCTCGTCAGTAATCATGACGTCGTGAGGATGGCTCTCCTCCTTTCCTGCACCTGTTATACGTACGAATCTCGCTTCTTCCTGCATCTCGTCTATGT is a window from the Candidatus Afararchaeum irisae genome containing:
- a CDS encoding aminopeptidase; the protein is MDDRVREHAEILVDWSTDVQRGDNVVISASEGADDLVVALNEEIAKRGAEPITVYSPSEASRAFLTNYDGEFSLPDHKLALYEEADVVISIRSGANLRAMKNVPGDLLAERARAMEPVREERLSKRWCLTQHPTNAHAQMAEMSLSEYEDFVYSAVLRDWEEVEEEQEILKERLDDASEVYIEGEDTEIRMSVDGMNAVNSCGRHNMPSGEVFTAPVVDSVEGEVLFDKPLIHQGRKMEGVSLRFEEGDVVEFSAERNEEILEDILTTDEGASRLGELGIGTNREIDVFSNNMLFDEKMGDTIHMALGRAYDDNVGEGREQNQSAVHVDMIKDVSDGRIEFDGEVIQENGRFVWEDE
- a CDS encoding thioredoxin family protein → MNDIDCRSKVTLIVHDWCLGCSETEEVWKSLRSRHGFSYETVEICTEYGRHLVDKYDITEVPTTIVDGEKVEGVPDEERATEMVRQVCEVDMEVEV